A stretch of the Bacillus anthracis str. Vollum genome encodes the following:
- the nprB gene encoding neutral protease NprB, with the protein MKKQVISSALALTVIAGGFGTFGATTTKAEEQKIQYHQEFKTPAYIGEEWKAPEGLDKKETVFQYLESKKDMFKLAGNIDKHFNVVGEEKDAESGTTHVKLVEKHNNIPVYGSDQTVTLDKENNVKAFFGQVIPNLEDKNIPEFASISAEQAETIAKADIEKELGKVKNYDGVKKDLFVYEKDGKYYLAYLVKASISKPAPGYWHYFVDATNGNVIEKYNAVDHITGFGYEVLGARQSFEIAQDEKTGAFNLFDGKRGQGVHTFDADNMDENLFNIFSQWFGYTGLEVESKNKFFDDKAAVDAHVNAGKVYDYYKKTFNRNSFDDKGAKLISSVHVGENWNNAAWNGVQMMYGDGDGTTFISLSAGLDVIGHELTHAVTEHTANLVYKNESGALNESLSDIMGVMVEKKSWDLGADIYTPGKPGDALRSLKDPASIPNPLKPGEGYPDHYNKRYTGTADNGGVHINSSINNKAAYLVSDGGEHYGVKVTGVGREATEKIYYRALTKYLTANSDFKMMRQAALQSAEDLYGKDSKAVQAVTKAYDAVGVK; encoded by the coding sequence GTGAAAAAGCAAGTCATTTCATCAGCATTAGCGTTAACTGTTATCGCCGGGGGATTTGGAACATTTGGAGCAACGACAACGAAAGCGGAAGAACAAAAAATTCAATATCATCAAGAATTTAAAACGCCTGCATACATAGGTGAAGAATGGAAAGCACCGGAAGGACTAGATAAAAAAGAGACAGTCTTTCAATATTTAGAGAGTAAAAAAGACATGTTTAAATTAGCAGGAAATATTGATAAACATTTCAATGTCGTTGGGGAAGAAAAAGATGCTGAATCTGGCACAACACACGTGAAGCTAGTTGAGAAACATAATAACATTCCTGTGTATGGTTCAGACCAAACTGTTACACTAGATAAAGAAAATAATGTAAAAGCATTCTTCGGACAAGTTATTCCGAATTTAGAGGATAAAAATATTCCTGAGTTTGCAAGCATTAGTGCGGAACAAGCAGAAACGATTGCAAAGGCAGATATTGAAAAAGAATTGGGTAAAGTAAAGAATTATGACGGTGTGAAAAAAGATTTATTTGTTTATGAAAAAGATGGAAAATACTATCTTGCATATTTAGTGAAAGCGTCGATTTCAAAACCAGCTCCAGGATATTGGCATTATTTTGTTGATGCAACGAATGGAAATGTGATTGAGAAATATAATGCTGTAGATCATATTACAGGATTTGGTTACGAAGTACTAGGAGCTAGACAATCATTTGAAATTGCTCAAGATGAGAAAACAGGAGCATTCAACTTATTTGACGGGAAACGAGGACAAGGTGTTCATACATTTGATGCAGATAATATGGATGAAAATTTATTTAACATATTCTCGCAATGGTTTGGATATACAGGTCTAGAAGTAGAAAGTAAAAATAAATTCTTTGATGACAAAGCGGCGGTTGATGCGCATGTAAACGCAGGAAAAGTATATGATTACTACAAAAAGACATTTAATCGTAACTCGTTCGATGATAAAGGTGCGAAACTTATTTCCTCTGTTCACGTAGGTGAAAACTGGAATAACGCAGCTTGGAATGGTGTGCAAATGATGTATGGTGATGGCGATGGTACAACATTTATTTCATTATCTGCTGGATTAGATGTTATCGGTCACGAATTAACGCATGCTGTAACGGAACATACAGCAAATCTTGTTTATAAAAATGAGTCAGGTGCGTTAAATGAATCGTTATCTGATATTATGGGTGTCATGGTTGAGAAGAAGAGTTGGGATTTAGGTGCTGACATTTATACACCTGGAAAACCTGGTGATGCACTTCGTTCTCTGAAAGATCCAGCGTCTATTCCAAATCCATTAAAACCAGGTGAAGGTTACCCTGATCATTACAATAAACGCTACACTGGAACAGCTGATAATGGCGGCGTTCATATTAACAGTAGTATTAACAATAAAGCTGCCTATTTAGTGTCTGATGGTGGAGAGCATTACGGTGTGAAAGTAACTGGAGTTGGCCGTGAAGCGACAGAGAAAATTTATTACCGTGCTCTTACGAAATATTTAACTGCAAACTCTGACTTCAAAATGATGCGTCAAGCGGCACTTCAGTCAGCTGAAGATTTATATGGTAAAGATTCTAAAGCTGTACAAGCTGTAACGAAAGCTTATGATGCAGTAGGCGTAAAATAA
- a CDS encoding pirin family protein: MFRKVDHKNMGRANHGWLNTHFHFSFANYYNPNNMSFGALRVINDDLVAPQTGFDMHPHRDMEIISYVVDGALTHEDSMGNRGTIERGHVQYMSAGTGVFHSEHNLGNETLRLLQIWILPDREDHKPNYGEFKFDWSKRENEWFHMVSPLEGEAPIQIHQDANLYSLSLEAGKEIHFPVKEGRQLYLVQIEGSSAINGETLVMRDAAEAIEEDIHIEAKEQSHYLAIELKKQ; encoded by the coding sequence ATGTTTAGAAAAGTTGATCATAAAAATATGGGAAGAGCAAATCACGGTTGGTTAAATACGCATTTTCATTTTTCCTTTGCGAATTATTATAATCCAAATAACATGAGCTTTGGAGCATTACGTGTTATTAATGATGACCTAGTAGCACCGCAAACTGGTTTTGATATGCATCCACACCGCGATATGGAAATCATTTCGTACGTTGTAGACGGTGCTTTAACACATGAAGATAGCATGGGGAACCGCGGAACAATTGAGCGAGGACATGTTCAATATATGAGTGCTGGCACAGGTGTGTTTCATAGTGAGCATAATTTAGGAAATGAAACACTACGTTTATTACAAATTTGGATTTTACCAGACCGTGAGGATCATAAACCAAACTATGGTGAGTTTAAATTTGATTGGAGTAAGCGTGAAAACGAATGGTTCCATATGGTATCTCCATTAGAAGGAGAGGCACCAATTCAAATTCATCAAGATGCGAATTTATATTCTTTATCGTTAGAAGCAGGAAAAGAAATTCATTTTCCTGTGAAAGAAGGTCGTCAGTTGTATCTGGTTCAAATTGAAGGAAGTAGTGCAATCAATGGTGAGACACTTGTTATGCGTGATGCGGCAGAAGCGATTGAAGAAGATATTCATATTGAAGCGAAAGAGCAATCACACTATTTAGCAATTGAATTGAAAAAGCAATAA
- a CDS encoding MarR family winged helix-turn-helix transcriptional regulator, which translates to MKTEDRLGLLLWFRLSRFYNKSIRETNQHLKKWNVSAAQFDVLAQVGGHDRLTQQELGNKLFVTKGNITQLLNKMEQLDWIRREQEGTTKYISLTEKGRALYEEIILPQERFQAEQFQNLNVEEQHQLLQLLKKLQ; encoded by the coding sequence ATGAAAACCGAAGATAGACTAGGTTTACTATTATGGTTTCGTTTATCACGTTTTTATAATAAAAGTATTCGTGAGACAAATCAGCATTTGAAGAAATGGAATGTATCTGCCGCGCAGTTTGATGTACTAGCTCAAGTTGGAGGGCATGATCGTTTAACGCAGCAAGAGCTTGGAAATAAGCTATTTGTTACGAAAGGAAATATTACGCAGCTTTTAAATAAAATGGAACAGCTTGATTGGATTCGTCGTGAACAAGAAGGTACTACGAAATATATTTCGTTAACAGAAAAGGGAAGAGCTTTATATGAAGAAATCATTCTGCCTCAAGAAAGATTCCAAGCGGAACAGTTTCAAAATTTAAATGTAGAAGAACAACATCAATTATTACAATTACTAAAAAAATTACAGTGA
- a CDS encoding DUF3920 family protein: MELQFQNVYQQVENWYVLDSELPWDVKRLRDDLFSLIEICKTPVIFCDTCDANHVLRSLGEEEEEFLFPIGGFYHKEKQLIFVCMWEEYEQVLKTLLHEFRHAMQHKSEILYVGSETYEERWIEKDARKFAERKLDEYKNRKLM; encoded by the coding sequence ATGGAACTCCAGTTTCAAAATGTATATCAACAGGTGGAGAATTGGTATGTGTTGGATTCGGAGCTTCCTTGGGATGTCAAAAGGCTTAGGGATGATTTGTTTTCACTTATTGAAATATGTAAAACGCCAGTTATTTTTTGTGATACGTGTGATGCGAATCATGTACTTCGATCATTAGGGGAAGAGGAGGAAGAGTTTCTATTCCCGATAGGTGGTTTTTATCATAAAGAAAAGCAATTAATTTTTGTTTGTATGTGGGAAGAGTATGAGCAAGTGCTCAAAACATTGCTACATGAATTTCGTCATGCGATGCAGCATAAGAGTGAAATATTGTATGTCGGAAGTGAAACTTACGAAGAAAGATGGATTGAGAAAGATGCGAGGAAGTTCGCGGAGAGGAAATTAGATGAATATAAAAATAGAAAGTTAATGTAA
- a CDS encoding cation:proton antiporter, with the protein MDTLIFEVGTALVLVAIAAVIAGKFKFSVIPFLIVLGMLVGPHAPTIGVIDFKFIESASVISFLGRIGVLFLLFYLGLEFSMKKLIKSGRSIAIGGMIYILINFSLGLLYGFIMGFPLLEILIIAGIITISSSAIVAKVLVDLRRTGNNETELILGIIMFEDIFLAVYLSVVSGLVLGDHASFLGALTSIGIALGYMLLFFIVARKATPLLNKLLNISSDEIFIIVVFASLFFIAGFSETIHVAEAIGALLLGLVFSETEHSDRIEHLVVPFRDFFGAIFFFSFGLSIDPFSLGGAIWLTLGAVLLTIIGNFVAGMIAGRQAGLSHKASTNIGLTIVSRGEFSIIMANIGIAGGLMSVLKPFSALYVLILSILGPLLTKESKNVYKLLNKIFKWDMKKS; encoded by the coding sequence ATGGATACGTTAATTTTTGAAGTTGGTACAGCGTTAGTATTAGTTGCAATTGCGGCAGTAATTGCTGGAAAGTTTAAATTCTCAGTAATTCCGTTTCTAATTGTTCTTGGGATGTTAGTAGGACCACATGCGCCGACAATAGGTGTTATCGATTTCAAGTTTATTGAAAGTGCAAGTGTCATTTCCTTCCTTGGACGGATTGGGGTTCTGTTCCTTCTGTTCTATCTAGGACTAGAATTTTCAATGAAAAAACTAATTAAATCTGGACGTTCTATTGCAATTGGCGGAATGATCTATATTTTAATTAACTTTTCACTTGGACTATTATACGGATTTATAATGGGCTTCCCTTTACTAGAAATCTTAATTATTGCGGGTATTATTACGATTTCTTCTAGCGCTATCGTTGCAAAGGTGTTAGTGGATTTAAGAAGAACTGGTAATAATGAGACCGAATTAATTTTAGGAATCATCATGTTTGAAGATATATTCCTTGCTGTATATTTATCAGTCGTTTCAGGCTTAGTTCTAGGGGATCATGCTTCATTCTTAGGTGCCCTTACTTCAATTGGAATTGCTTTAGGATACATGCTTCTATTCTTTATTGTCGCTAGAAAGGCTACGCCTTTATTAAATAAATTGCTTAATATTAGTTCAGATGAAATCTTTATTATTGTAGTATTTGCTTCATTATTCTTTATTGCAGGTTTCTCGGAAACAATTCACGTAGCCGAAGCAATTGGAGCACTTCTTTTAGGGTTAGTTTTCTCTGAGACAGAGCATAGTGACAGAATTGAACATCTCGTTGTTCCATTTAGAGACTTTTTCGGAGCTATTTTTTTCTTCAGTTTCGGATTAAGTATTGATCCGTTCTCATTGGGCGGGGCGATATGGTTAACGTTAGGTGCTGTTCTTCTTACAATCATCGGAAACTTTGTAGCGGGGATGATTGCAGGACGACAAGCTGGATTATCTCATAAAGCGTCAACAAATATTGGATTAACAATTGTTTCAAGAGGAGAATTTTCCATCATTATGGCCAATATTGGTATCGCCGGTGGTTTAATGTCAGTACTAAAACCATTCTCAGCACTATACGTGCTTATACTATCAATCTTAGGTCCACTTCTGACGAAAGAGTCAAAGAATGTATATAAATTGTTAAATAAAATCTTTAAGTGGGATATGAAGAAGAGCTAA
- a CDS encoding cation:proton antiporter regulatory subunit: protein MNIRESELPGIGYKFQIVTKGNEKMVIVIHDDGRREMYHFDSDYEESISSISLRDSEARQIAAILGGMVYKPRALENVEMVFEGLAIEWFKVEKEAPAIGKTIGDLEIRKTYSVTIIAVMKKNMKKLFNPGPETVIEEGDMLVVSGEREEIKKIINELLSNRGLTRWIR, encoded by the coding sequence ATGAATATTAGAGAAAGTGAACTTCCGGGTATTGGTTATAAGTTTCAAATCGTGACGAAAGGTAACGAGAAGATGGTGATTGTAATTCATGATGACGGGCGTAGAGAAATGTATCATTTTGATTCAGACTATGAAGAAAGTATCTCAAGTATTTCATTACGTGACTCAGAGGCAAGACAAATTGCAGCCATATTAGGCGGAATGGTATATAAGCCTAGAGCATTAGAAAATGTTGAAATGGTTTTTGAAGGGTTGGCGATTGAGTGGTTTAAAGTGGAGAAGGAAGCTCCAGCAATCGGAAAAACAATCGGCGATCTTGAAATAAGAAAAACATATAGCGTAACGATCATTGCAGTTATGAAGAAGAATATGAAAAAGCTATTTAATCCAGGACCGGAAACGGTAATTGAGGAAGGCGATATGCTTGTAGTTTCAGGCGAGAGAGAAGAAATTAAAAAAATTATTAATGAGTTACTTTCGAATAGGGGACTGACTAGATGGATACGTTAA